One stretch of Pontiella desulfatans DNA includes these proteins:
- a CDS encoding sulfatase-like hydrolase/transferase, translating to MSRTKRNCVAFAVALQISLSGVFALEQPNILWLTSEDNSAKWIGCYGNAQATTPNIDRLAAEGFRYAHCYANATVCAPSRSTWITGLQAVSTGTHPMRSRYPIPHDQLRYYPDHLREAGYYVTNHEKTDYNIGGRADNDCWDSGERYGWRGRNAGQPFFCVINFLESHESRAFGLVDRTRHDPDKVKPAAYHPDLPVIRQNYAHYMDAVENMDAEIGRVLAELEKDGLADDTIVIYNSDHGGVMFRSKRFLYDSGTHCPLIIRIPAKFRHLWPNQKTGTVVDRLVSFVDMPATWLSLAGADVPERFQGTVFLGEGMGDEPTFHFSFRERADERIDPVRSIRTRDYIYIKNYLPFVPGGQHLMYPWIMKATQVWSAYDQAGKTDAVTGRFFRPRPPEELYCGSSDPDNVRNLVEDPALQEKLAAMRARLRAYQLDIHDSGLLPESERARLTAKHGITIYELVRDPALYDLPTLLDAADLALEQEVRNLPELLKGLRSEIVGVRYWSAVGLVGLAEQARPAVPELKMALNDESHEVRIMAAYALVRLGETREAYACFRELMQAKSYALLSVLNAIDWLGDEGQPLIKSVQRLSELSDTESDLRAWLLEKNGFEVELNWAQQKYIRLEQEELQRREQAAARPNILYINADDLGVADVGFMGNAVYHTPNLDRLAAEGMVFTCAYAPAANCAPSRAACLSGQQASRTGVYTVGNSARGKTETRKLIPIKNRPVLSDEALTIADVLKDAGYTTCQIGKWHVGKDPAQQGIDINIGGGEWGGAKSYFSPYRNPVLTDGPDGEYLTDRLTDEAIRFVRDHRTGPFFLYLPYYTVHTPLQGRPDLVERYKRVEGINADYAAMVEALDENIGRLLESLEEFNLSDNTLVIFTSDNGGIRSISRQDPYRAGKGSYYEGGIRVPLTMRWPGTIRPGSTCAEPVTGLDFFPTLVHAAGADVPAGTQLDGVNLMPVLTEYAPLPERALFWHFPIYLQAYDGSLDDARDPLFRTRPGSAMRFGKWKLHHYFEDDAFELYDLETDIGERNNLAESNPEQVKELKRLLNAWRKNVNAPVPTGKNPKYDPDDV from the coding sequence GTGAGTAGAACGAAAAGGAATTGTGTGGCCTTCGCGGTTGCGCTGCAGATCTCGCTGAGCGGGGTCTTTGCTTTAGAACAGCCGAACATTCTATGGCTGACGAGCGAGGATAACAGCGCGAAGTGGATCGGTTGTTACGGGAATGCGCAGGCGACCACGCCGAATATCGACCGACTGGCTGCTGAGGGGTTCCGGTATGCCCATTGCTATGCCAACGCAACGGTATGCGCGCCTTCCCGTTCGACCTGGATCACCGGCCTGCAGGCGGTTTCCACAGGAACCCACCCCATGCGCAGTCGCTATCCCATTCCGCATGATCAGTTGCGATACTATCCGGACCACCTGCGTGAAGCCGGCTATTACGTCACGAACCACGAAAAGACGGACTACAACATTGGCGGACGGGCTGATAACGACTGCTGGGATTCCGGTGAGCGCTATGGTTGGCGCGGCCGCAACGCGGGGCAACCCTTTTTCTGTGTGATTAATTTTCTGGAATCGCACGAAAGCAGGGCGTTTGGACTCGTGGACCGGACAAGGCATGATCCGGACAAGGTGAAGCCGGCCGCCTACCATCCGGATCTGCCGGTGATCCGTCAGAACTATGCGCATTACATGGATGCGGTGGAAAACATGGATGCCGAAATCGGCCGGGTGCTGGCTGAACTGGAAAAGGACGGGCTCGCGGATGACACTATTGTGATCTATAATTCCGATCACGGCGGCGTGATGTTCCGCAGTAAACGCTTTCTGTATGACAGCGGGACGCACTGTCCGCTGATCATTCGTATTCCCGCAAAATTCAGGCACCTGTGGCCGAATCAAAAAACCGGCACTGTGGTGGACCGTTTGGTGAGCTTTGTGGATATGCCTGCCACCTGGTTAAGCCTGGCCGGCGCGGACGTTCCGGAACGGTTCCAGGGCACCGTATTTCTGGGTGAAGGAATGGGCGATGAGCCGACCTTTCATTTCAGCTTTCGCGAGCGTGCGGATGAGCGCATCGATCCGGTGCGCTCAATACGCACCCGGGACTATATCTATATCAAAAACTACCTGCCCTTTGTTCCGGGCGGCCAGCACCTGATGTATCCCTGGATCATGAAAGCCACGCAGGTCTGGAGTGCATATGACCAGGCGGGGAAAACGGATGCGGTAACCGGGCGCTTTTTCCGTCCGCGTCCGCCGGAAGAGCTGTATTGCGGATCTTCTGATCCCGATAATGTCCGCAACCTGGTGGAGGATCCGGCCCTGCAGGAAAAGCTTGCCGCCATGCGCGCCCGGCTGCGGGCCTACCAGTTGGACATCCACGACTCCGGCCTGCTGCCGGAAAGTGAACGTGCCCGCCTGACCGCAAAGCACGGGATCACGATCTATGAGCTGGTACGTGATCCGGCGCTTTATGATCTGCCGACCCTGCTGGATGCCGCGGATCTGGCCCTGGAACAGGAGGTCCGGAACCTCCCCGAATTGCTCAAGGGACTGAGGTCGGAAATCGTTGGAGTTCGCTACTGGTCGGCCGTTGGACTGGTTGGTCTGGCAGAGCAGGCGCGGCCTGCGGTTCCGGAGCTGAAGATGGCGCTGAATGACGAGTCGCACGAAGTCCGTATTATGGCGGCCTATGCGCTGGTCAGGCTGGGCGAAACGCGGGAGGCTTATGCCTGTTTCCGTGAGCTGATGCAGGCGAAATCGTATGCCTTATTGAGCGTGCTCAACGCCATCGACTGGCTGGGCGATGAAGGGCAGCCGCTGATTAAATCCGTCCAGCGCCTGTCTGAGCTGTCCGATACGGAGTCAGACCTGCGGGCGTGGTTGCTGGAAAAGAACGGGTTTGAAGTGGAACTGAACTGGGCGCAGCAGAAATATATACGGCTGGAGCAGGAGGAGTTGCAGCGCCGTGAACAGGCCGCCGCAAGACCTAATATACTCTACATCAACGCGGATGACCTTGGCGTGGCCGATGTGGGATTCATGGGGAATGCTGTATATCACACCCCGAATCTCGACCGGCTGGCAGCAGAGGGCATGGTGTTTACCTGCGCCTATGCGCCGGCCGCCAACTGCGCGCCGAGCCGTGCGGCCTGCCTGAGCGGTCAACAGGCTTCGCGAACAGGCGTCTATACGGTAGGTAATTCCGCTCGGGGAAAAACGGAAACCCGCAAACTGATACCCATAAAAAACCGGCCGGTGTTGTCGGACGAAGCGCTGACGATTGCAGATGTCCTTAAGGATGCCGGATATACTACCTGCCAGATTGGTAAATGGCACGTCGGCAAAGATCCTGCACAGCAGGGGATCGATATCAATATCGGCGGCGGGGAATGGGGGGGGGCGAAATCCTATTTCAGCCCCTATCGCAATCCCGTCTTGACGGATGGTCCTGACGGTGAATACCTGACCGATCGACTGACGGATGAAGCCATTCGATTTGTACGCGATCACCGGACCGGACCTTTTTTCCTCTATCTTCCCTATTATACGGTTCACACGCCGCTTCAGGGACGTCCCGATCTCGTGGAGCGATACAAACGTGTTGAAGGGATTAATGCCGACTATGCCGCCATGGTGGAGGCGCTGGATGAAAACATCGGACGGCTGCTTGAAAGCCTGGAAGAATTCAACTTAAGCGACAATACGTTGGTCATATTTACATCCGATAATGGCGGCATTCGCTCCATCAGTCGTCAGGATCCATACCGCGCAGGGAAGGGGTCGTACTATGAAGGGGGGATCCGCGTACCGTTGACCATGCGCTGGCCGGGTACAATCCGTCCGGGTTCAACCTGCGCAGAACCGGTGACCGGACTCGATTTCTTTCCTACATTGGTCCATGCAGCGGGAGCCGACGTCCCTGCCGGCACGCAGCTCGATGGCGTCAACCTTATGCCGGTGCTTACGGAGTACGCGCCTTTGCCGGAGCGAGCGCTTTTCTGGCATTTTCCGATCTATCTGCAGGCTTACGACGGATCGCTGGACGATGCACGCGATCCGCTCTTCCGCACCCGGCCCGGTTCCGCCATGCGGTTCGGCAAGTGGAAGCTGCATCACTATTTTGAAGACGACGCCTTCGAGCTCTATGATCTGGAAACGGACATTGGAGAACGAAACAACCTCGCTGAATCCAATCCTGAGCAGGTGAAGGAACTGAAAAGGCTTCTCAATGCCTGGCGCAAAAACGTCAACGCTCCGGTTCCAACCGGGAAAAACCCAAAGTACGATCCTGATGATGTATGA
- a CDS encoding sulfatase family protein, with protein MLNHFKFGWVFLYVLTGCVGPERAKQAESERPPNFIVIFTDDQGYNDLGCFGSPLIKTPQLDRMAAEGTRFTDFYVASAVCSASRAALLTGCYSERVGVSGAFFPGEGEGLHPDEITMAELLKTRGYATSAVGKWHLGDEKVFLPTAQGFDEYFGIPYSNDMYIGPDQEIAEHAVFREGFDREKALEAQRFVAPHVHARKPIWESPLKGKVPLFEGSAIVEFPVDQATLTRRYFDRAIRFVEANREQPFFLYITPAMPHVPLYASEQFAGKSPRGLYGDVIEEIDWNVGRLLDTLRASGLDRNTVVVFTSDNGPWLSYGEEGGSAAPLRDGKFTTYEGGMRVPMIAWGPGHVAAGTTCAEVASSIDLLPTFAGLAGAELPDDRIIDGKNILPLLKGISGGRSPHQAFFYATDGVRMGRWKLMLKEHAMSQQQGPLPALYDLSNDPGEQHNLYEEHPDVVDRMQPLLEQHAEDLAEHSRPLGKESACE; from the coding sequence ATGCTGAATCATTTTAAATTTGGATGGGTGTTTCTCTATGTCTTGACCGGGTGCGTCGGGCCGGAGAGGGCGAAGCAGGCGGAGTCGGAACGGCCGCCCAATTTTATCGTCATCTTTACCGACGATCAGGGGTATAACGATCTGGGATGTTTTGGCTCGCCCCTGATCAAAACACCGCAGCTCGACCGCATGGCAGCTGAGGGCACACGGTTTACCGATTTCTATGTGGCCTCAGCGGTCTGTTCCGCTTCCCGGGCGGCCCTGCTGACCGGATGCTACAGCGAGCGGGTCGGTGTATCCGGCGCATTTTTTCCGGGGGAAGGAGAAGGGCTCCATCCCGATGAAATCACGATGGCCGAGCTGCTCAAGACCCGGGGCTATGCCACGTCGGCGGTCGGCAAGTGGCATCTGGGCGATGAAAAGGTGTTCCTGCCCACGGCGCAGGGCTTTGATGAATATTTCGGCATTCCGTACAGCAACGACATGTACATTGGTCCGGATCAGGAGATTGCGGAGCATGCCGTGTTCCGGGAGGGGTTTGATCGGGAAAAAGCCCTGGAGGCGCAGCGTTTTGTGGCCCCCCATGTCCATGCCCGCAAGCCGATCTGGGAGAGTCCGCTGAAGGGGAAGGTCCCCTTGTTTGAAGGGTCGGCGATTGTTGAGTTTCCGGTGGATCAGGCAACGCTGACGCGCCGCTATTTTGATCGGGCCATCCGGTTTGTTGAAGCGAACCGGGAACAGCCCTTTTTTCTGTATATCACACCGGCCATGCCGCATGTGCCGCTTTATGCATCGGAGCAGTTTGCCGGGAAGAGTCCGCGCGGACTCTACGGCGATGTGATTGAGGAGATCGATTGGAATGTGGGGCGCCTGCTCGATACGTTGCGGGCATCCGGACTTGACCGCAATACGGTGGTGGTATTCACCTCCGATAACGGACCCTGGCTCTCGTACGGCGAAGAGGGCGGAAGCGCGGCACCGTTGCGTGACGGGAAGTTTACGACCTATGAGGGCGGCATGCGTGTGCCGATGATTGCCTGGGGACCGGGACATGTGGCCGCCGGAACAACCTGTGCGGAAGTGGCTTCGTCGATCGACCTGCTGCCAACCTTTGCCGGGCTGGCCGGGGCTGAACTCCCGGATGACCGCATCATCGATGGAAAGAATATCCTGCCCTTGCTCAAGGGGATTTCCGGGGGGCGATCACCGCATCAGGCTTTTTTCTACGCGACCGACGGCGTGCGGATGGGACGCTGGAAGCTGATGCTGAAGGAGCATGCCATGTCGCAGCAGCAGGGCCCGCTGCCGGCACTCTATGATCTGTCGAACGATCCCGGCGAGCAACACAACCTTTATGAAGAACATCCTGACGTGGTGGACCGCATGCAACCGTTACTGGAGCAGCATGCCGAGGATCTGGCGGAGCACAGCCGCCCGTTGGGAAAGGAGAGTGCGTGTGAGTAG
- the tnpA gene encoding IS66 family insertion sequence element accessory protein TnpA, with the protein MDTNESNGMGRASYTEEERRELIEEFNGAGLTQAAFCREWNINPKTLARWLRLERQEQEPAFYEVELRPDAAEPDEVRICLPNRIEVMVPVASPKELGAVLREAAGCLD; encoded by the coding sequence ATGGATACGAATGAAAGCAATGGAATGGGGCGAGCCTCTTATACAGAGGAGGAACGCCGGGAGTTGATCGAAGAGTTCAATGGTGCCGGGCTAACTCAGGCGGCATTCTGCCGGGAATGGAATATTAATCCGAAAACGCTGGCTCGTTGGTTGCGCCTTGAACGACAGGAGCAGGAACCTGCTTTTTACGAGGTGGAGTTGCGGCCTGATGCCGCCGAGCCGGATGAGGTGCGGATCTGTCTGCCGAACCGGATTGAGGTGATGGTGCCGGTTGCATCGCCGAAAGAACTCGGTGCTGTTCTGCGGGAGGCGGCCGGATGTTTGGATTAA
- a CDS encoding glycosyl hydrolase gives MIAKYITFLCGLLLGFQSLAADQAPSPLGVDNCYKGSHALDELARRFNEPERHARPWVYWFWMNGNISKEGITADLEAMHAVGIGGVMMFNVSIVPEGPIHYQSPEWMAMVRHATKTAKELDISFVIHNCAGWATSGGPWVTKDNAMKKLVFSEVQVSGGKSCNQALPMPEKQLDYYRDIACLAFPAPAKKQRVPDIAGKAGFERQFGLTIGSETVSAEAIVPSSAIIDLSDQVSEQGVLSWDAPAGENWTVLRVGYTLTGRRNTTGIRDGIGLECDKMSCEAVDAHWRHAIQPIVESLGDGALNGVLFDSYEAKSSTWTAKMPDEFRTRRGYDLLKWLPVLTGRYVDSVYDTEAFLWDFRRTIADLYEDHYYHHAARLAGEHGLEFYLEPYEGPFDSLRVGATAHAVMGECWTNGSMIHWNKVASSVAHTYGIRRVGCEIFTADGFHGRWQGHPRNLKRIGDRVWSEGVNHFVIHRYAHQPWMNVRPGQSLGPYGTHFERTNPWWNPSREWITYLTRAQQVLQAGRAVADIALVADEGMPSHGTWRPDIKELGYDYDMVSASQVPQFRYHNGEFILPSGATYKALIFSGSAHLTLHTLEKIKELTDAGATVFAPLPLASPSRSDLGAREKYAALVGELFDRDPAIGASDSRAGRVISREDIGAAIKALDLLPDFEVRDPQAEIAWVHRELDGAQIYFLANQMNEPVNMECTFRPGAGYAAEIWKPESGAMFSIGCAGAGDGRARLDLNFESEEAYFVVFRKRTHPAREEYLAIRRTEGLSERPAAPLPKLEIESAQFGIIKIEHPHLVDVTGIIRKKVLKNGLAIQSGNQLGGDPAPGNGKTLWVEYRQDGKIQNAFAREQEMLNIAPSSQSLEILRALYGLLPEELSVLPRHQARDITGSIRGLVHDGCLRLIPGDHFEVPDDGVPRQVRIAYRQNGESGELTVGMEETVVLPVMAWRYRHPFPELRYRDGKPFARVWEAGAYHLTSGSGKETTLDIGNVPQEERIDGPWNVYFPPSGGDSDIKKDGDHLVFDTLTSFTRHPDGKIRYFSGSATYSREVHIDANRFDDGLEIWLNLGRVECIAEVALNGKPVAILWKEPYRVNITGLVTPGPNRLEVKVTNTLANRLIGDAHGQDEQEYQSNGIITTYPDWLKKVNPAKSSSGKTFSVVKLWNSDDELTEAGLQGPVTLQFSRSIQLDSAPPSKQACCHKVPQPQQGSYP, from the coding sequence ATGATTGCAAAATACATTACCTTTTTATGTGGACTGCTATTGGGTTTTCAGAGCCTTGCCGCCGACCAGGCGCCTTCACCTCTCGGGGTAGATAACTGTTACAAGGGCTCCCATGCTCTCGATGAGCTGGCGCGAAGGTTCAATGAGCCGGAGCGCCACGCCCGGCCCTGGGTGTACTGGTTCTGGATGAACGGAAATATCTCGAAGGAGGGCATCACGGCAGACCTCGAAGCGATGCACGCTGTCGGGATCGGCGGCGTGATGATGTTCAATGTCAGCATTGTTCCAGAGGGTCCGATTCATTACCAGTCGCCGGAGTGGATGGCGATGGTCCGGCACGCCACCAAAACGGCAAAGGAACTCGATATCTCCTTCGTGATTCACAATTGCGCTGGATGGGCCACCTCCGGGGGACCGTGGGTTACCAAGGACAATGCTATGAAGAAGCTGGTGTTCTCGGAGGTTCAGGTTTCCGGCGGGAAGTCCTGCAATCAGGCCCTGCCCATGCCGGAGAAACAGCTGGATTACTACCGGGATATTGCCTGCCTGGCCTTTCCCGCACCGGCGAAGAAGCAACGTGTGCCAGACATTGCGGGGAAGGCGGGCTTCGAGCGGCAATTCGGTCTGACCATCGGCTCGGAAACCGTCTCTGCGGAGGCGATCGTTCCGTCGTCCGCGATCATCGATTTGTCGGACCAGGTCTCAGAGCAGGGGGTCCTGAGTTGGGACGCGCCTGCGGGTGAAAACTGGACGGTCCTGCGGGTCGGTTACACGCTCACCGGCAGAAGGAATACTACAGGCATCCGGGATGGGATCGGGTTGGAATGCGACAAGATGAGCTGCGAGGCTGTGGATGCGCATTGGCGACACGCGATCCAGCCGATCGTCGAGTCGCTGGGGGACGGGGCCCTGAACGGCGTGCTATTCGACAGTTATGAAGCCAAGAGCAGCACCTGGACCGCCAAAATGCCCGACGAATTCCGGACCCGGCGCGGCTACGACCTCCTCAAATGGCTGCCCGTGCTCACGGGCAGGTATGTCGATTCTGTTTACGATACTGAGGCGTTCCTGTGGGACTTCCGCAGAACGATCGCCGATCTCTATGAAGATCATTACTACCATCACGCGGCCCGGCTGGCCGGAGAGCATGGACTGGAATTTTACCTTGAGCCCTATGAAGGTCCCTTCGACAGCCTGCGGGTCGGCGCCACCGCCCACGCGGTGATGGGCGAGTGCTGGACCAACGGCTCAATGATCCACTGGAACAAGGTTGCCTCCTCAGTAGCCCATACCTACGGCATCCGGCGGGTGGGATGCGAGATCTTCACCGCCGACGGGTTCCATGGGCGCTGGCAGGGGCATCCCCGTAACCTCAAGCGTATCGGCGACCGGGTCTGGTCGGAAGGCGTGAACCATTTTGTCATCCACCGCTACGCCCACCAGCCGTGGATGAATGTCCGGCCCGGTCAGTCCCTTGGGCCTTATGGAACCCACTTCGAACGCACCAACCCGTGGTGGAATCCGTCCCGGGAATGGATCACCTACCTGACCCGCGCCCAGCAAGTTCTCCAGGCCGGGAGGGCCGTGGCCGACATCGCTTTGGTCGCAGACGAGGGCATGCCCTCCCACGGGACCTGGCGCCCCGACATTAAAGAGTTGGGCTATGACTACGATATGGTCAGCGCCAGCCAGGTACCGCAGTTCCGCTACCACAACGGGGAATTCATCCTGCCCAGTGGTGCGACCTACAAGGCCCTGATCTTTTCAGGAAGCGCCCATCTCACCCTGCACACGCTCGAGAAAATCAAGGAACTGACCGACGCGGGGGCGACGGTCTTCGCGCCCCTTCCGCTAGCCTCACCGAGCAGAAGCGACCTCGGGGCGCGGGAGAAATACGCGGCACTGGTGGGCGAGCTGTTCGACAGGGACCCGGCCATCGGCGCCAGTGACTCCCGCGCGGGACGGGTGATCTCGCGGGAGGACATCGGCGCGGCCATCAAAGCCCTGGACCTGCTACCTGATTTCGAGGTCCGCGACCCGCAGGCCGAGATCGCATGGGTGCACCGGGAACTCGACGGCGCGCAGATCTATTTCCTCGCTAACCAGATGAACGAACCGGTCAATATGGAGTGTACCTTCCGGCCCGGAGCCGGGTACGCAGCCGAAATCTGGAAGCCGGAATCCGGTGCGATGTTCAGCATCGGCTGCGCAGGAGCCGGTGATGGCCGCGCGCGGCTCGACCTGAATTTCGAGTCAGAGGAAGCGTATTTCGTGGTTTTCCGCAAGCGGACGCACCCGGCCCGGGAGGAATACCTGGCCATCCGCAGGACCGAAGGATTGTCGGAACGTCCCGCCGCCCCGTTGCCGAAGCTCGAGATTGAATCCGCTCAATTCGGGATAATCAAGATCGAGCATCCGCACCTTGTGGATGTCACCGGTATCATCCGCAAGAAGGTCCTCAAAAATGGCCTCGCAATTCAGTCTGGTAATCAACTGGGGGGCGATCCTGCCCCCGGTAATGGGAAGACACTCTGGGTAGAGTATCGGCAGGATGGAAAAATACAGAACGCCTTCGCACGCGAGCAGGAGATGCTGAATATCGCGCCTTCATCCCAATCTCTCGAAATCCTGCGCGCACTTTATGGTCTCCTGCCGGAGGAGCTGTCCGTATTGCCTCGGCACCAAGCCCGGGATATCACGGGATCCATTCGCGGTCTTGTTCACGACGGATGCTTGCGGCTCATACCGGGCGATCACTTCGAGGTGCCCGATGATGGCGTGCCTCGGCAGGTCCGGATCGCCTACCGGCAGAACGGGGAATCCGGAGAATTGACGGTGGGGATGGAGGAGACGGTGGTGCTGCCCGTCATGGCGTGGCGGTACCGGCACCCGTTCCCGGAACTCCGATACCGTGACGGCAAACCCTTTGCCCGGGTCTGGGAGGCCGGGGCTTACCACCTGACCTCCGGGAGTGGAAAGGAGACGACCCTCGATATTGGTAACGTGCCTCAGGAAGAGCGCATCGACGGTCCCTGGAATGTGTATTTTCCCCCCTCCGGCGGCGACTCGGATATCAAAAAGGACGGCGATCACCTCGTCTTTGACACCCTCACCTCGTTCACCCGGCATCCCGACGGGAAGATCAGATACTTTTCCGGCTCCGCCACTTACTCCCGCGAAGTGCATATCGACGCCAACCGGTTTGACGACGGACTCGAGATCTGGCTGAACCTCGGGCGGGTGGAGTGCATCGCCGAGGTGGCCCTCAACGGCAAACCCGTGGCCATCCTCTGGAAGGAACCCTACCGGGTCAATATCACCGGTTTAGTCACCCCCGGCCCCAATCGGCTCGAGGTGAAGGTCACCAACACCCTCGCCAACCGCCTCATTGGCGACGCTCACGGCCAAGACGAGCAGGAGTACCAAAGCAATGGAATCATCACCACCTACCCGGACTGGCTCAAGAAGGTCAACCCAGCGAAATCCTCGTCCGGCAAAACATTCTCCGTTGTCAAACTCTGGAACAGCGATGACGAACTGACCGAGGCCGGACTGCAGGGCCCCGTCACCCTCCAGTTCTCCCGCTCTATTCAACTGGACTCCGCTCCTCCTTCCAAGCAGGCCTGCTGCCATAAAGTTCCTCAGCCGCAACAAGGGTCTTACCCTTAA
- the tnpB gene encoding IS66 family insertion sequence element accessory protein TnpB (TnpB, as the term is used for proteins encoded by IS66 family insertion elements, is considered an accessory protein, since TnpC, encoded by a neighboring gene, is a DDE family transposase.): MFGLSNSIRVYLAVEPVDLRKSFNGLHGVVLDRLNEDPCSGALYVFTNRRRNRIKTLYWDGTGMWVAIKRLEKGCFSWPKGVAAKETLAFASEALALLFYCADLKQGAFKPWYQR; encoded by the coding sequence ATGTTTGGATTAAGCAACTCTATCCGGGTGTACCTGGCGGTGGAGCCGGTGGACCTGCGAAAAAGTTTTAACGGCCTTCATGGCGTTGTGCTGGATCGGTTGAATGAAGATCCGTGTTCAGGGGCGTTGTATGTGTTTACGAATCGTCGTCGGAACCGGATCAAGACGCTGTACTGGGACGGCACCGGTATGTGGGTGGCCATCAAGCGGCTGGAGAAAGGATGCTTTAGCTGGCCGAAGGGCGTTGCCGCGAAAGAGACGCTTGCTTTCGCGTCCGAGGCGCTGGCCCTGCTGTTCTATTGTGCCGATCTGAAACAGGGAGCGTTTAAGCCGTGGTATCAGCGCTGA
- a CDS encoding alpha/beta hydrolase, which yields MKKKYLIGVLLCSALSVQAEVEMKSILDFAEHDARPVETNIYKRVEDRDLRLLVCRPDGWEPGQQCAAMVWIHGGGWVAGGPEDFLPHLRYSAARGAVGFSVQYRLLNKEKDGSGPVISDCIADCEDAVRYIRHHAQELGIDPQRISVIGDSAGGHLASCLGTGATGEARADAVVDCNGITDMGFENWSTYIRPGADRDERIMKASPLFNITMPSPPFLVLQGKRDATVKPEMAEAFYSALKTAGADCEYKLYPGAQHAFIVYGYSATLEEITQAILDLDDFLLHRGLLDGPTSICMPDYPETDAVIESVEDPFSGSKTIVRPAGFPGFMTIQLEVKPARKFSGQLFALTGRFGCSLKVSNGGQDFKALRMRLRGKELLLQPEQWQTVTVSLGRDKVVIRTQSQAVEIANEFRHAFLSNELVLGAGLDAEIRNVKIVGRPGGGGKQ from the coding sequence ATGAAAAAAAAGTATTTAATAGGTGTGCTGCTGTGCAGTGCTTTATCCGTGCAGGCGGAGGTGGAAATGAAGTCGATTCTTGATTTTGCGGAACACGATGCGCGCCCAGTGGAGACCAATATTTATAAACGGGTTGAAGACCGGGATCTGCGGTTGCTGGTTTGCCGGCCGGACGGCTGGGAGCCGGGGCAGCAGTGTGCGGCCATGGTATGGATTCATGGCGGCGGCTGGGTGGCCGGTGGGCCGGAGGATTTTCTGCCGCATCTGCGCTACAGCGCCGCCCGCGGGGCGGTCGGTTTCAGTGTGCAGTATCGGCTGCTCAACAAAGAGAAGGACGGCTCCGGACCGGTGATTTCCGACTGCATCGCGGATTGTGAGGATGCCGTGCGCTATATCCGTCATCATGCACAGGAGCTTGGAATCGACCCGCAGCGTATTTCCGTTATTGGCGACTCTGCCGGCGGGCATCTGGCCAGCTGCCTCGGAACCGGTGCGACCGGGGAGGCACGGGCGGACGCCGTTGTGGATTGCAATGGCATCACGGATATGGGGTTTGAAAACTGGAGTACGTATATCCGGCCCGGTGCGGACCGGGATGAACGGATTATGAAGGCTTCCCCGCTGTTCAATATCACGATGCCGAGTCCGCCGTTCCTGGTCCTGCAGGGCAAACGGGATGCGACCGTGAAGCCGGAGATGGCGGAAGCATTTTACAGCGCTTTGAAAACCGCAGGCGCAGATTGCGAATACAAACTCTATCCGGGGGCACAGCATGCCTTCATTGTTTATGGATACAGCGCCACCCTCGAAGAGATTACACAGGCGATCCTGGATCTTGATGATTTTCTGCTGCACCGCGGGCTGCTCGATGGTCCGACGTCCATCTGTATGCCGGATTATCCGGAAACGGATGCGGTGATCGAGTCGGTAGAGGACCCGTTTTCCGGTTCGAAAACGATCGTCCGCCCGGCGGGATTTCCCGGCTTTATGACGATTCAACTGGAGGTGAAGCCGGCGCGGAAGTTTTCCGGTCAGCTGTTTGCTCTGACCGGCCGCTTCGGCTGCTCCCTGAAGGTCAGCAACGGCGGACAGGATTTCAAGGCGCTGCGCATGCGCCTTCGGGGGAAAGAGCTTCTGCTGCAACCGGAGCAATGGCAGACGGTCACTGTTTCACTGGGGCGGGACAAGGTGGTGATCCGCACACAAAGTCAGGCGGTGGAAATTGCCAATGAATTCCGTCATGCTTTCCTGTCCAATGAGCTGGTGCTGGGAGCGGGGCTGGATGCGGAAATCCGGAATGTTAAAATAGTCGGCCGCCCGGGCGGCGGAGGAAAACAGTAA